In a single window of the Caulobacter soli genome:
- a CDS encoding glycosyltransferase, with translation MDSFGASRPDPGGADAPLRILLIARHFPPHVSGGARRPYLLARALNALGAQVRVIAPGLPAGIAGVVAPLLHAPEVSGVAGPAVKASLSARLRSWARWLLLWPDADIRWARRAVRAAEGLGDFRPDWVITTSPPESIHCAGPALARRYGARWAADMRDEWLTRPFRPELAHPLRRWIETIIARDLLRRADLITCVDDVVAREARQLAPKGVVAVLSQFAAPPPPPAELPTDRVHVFYTGSVSLSDPFCDVEALRTAVATASAARPDLLFHFVGRLTPGEAEVLGSAGPPGAVRLYGAVDYETTRTLQAAADAFLVTAARDATAIPGKVYEYRAVGAPIIAAGEGPWRALGGYDPGDAAERLVKLVKRRPGDRVGPGIDTPEDAARRLLALMASVSDPRRTSPTS, from the coding sequence ATGGACAGCTTCGGCGCGTCGAGGCCTGACCCCGGCGGCGCCGACGCGCCGCTTCGCATCCTGCTGATCGCCCGCCATTTTCCGCCGCACGTCTCCGGCGGCGCGCGCCGGCCCTACCTGTTGGCGCGCGCGCTGAACGCGCTGGGGGCGCAGGTGCGCGTGATCGCGCCAGGCCTGCCCGCCGGGATCGCGGGCGTCGTCGCGCCCCTGCTGCATGCGCCCGAGGTTTCCGGCGTGGCCGGCCCAGCGGTCAAGGCCTCGTTGTCGGCGCGGCTGAGGTCCTGGGCGCGCTGGTTGCTGCTGTGGCCTGACGCCGACATCCGGTGGGCGCGCAGAGCCGTGCGCGCGGCCGAGGGCCTTGGTGATTTCCGGCCGGACTGGGTGATCACCACAAGCCCTCCGGAGTCCATCCATTGCGCGGGCCCCGCCCTGGCGCGCCGATATGGGGCGCGTTGGGCGGCCGACATGCGCGACGAGTGGCTGACGCGGCCGTTCCGTCCGGAGCTGGCGCATCCGCTGAGGCGCTGGATCGAGACGATCATCGCGCGCGATCTGCTGCGGCGAGCGGACTTGATCACCTGTGTCGACGACGTGGTCGCCCGCGAGGCTCGCCAGCTGGCGCCGAAGGGCGTCGTGGCGGTGCTGTCCCAGTTCGCGGCCCCGCCGCCGCCGCCCGCCGAGCTGCCCACTGATCGCGTACACGTTTTCTATACAGGCAGCGTGTCGCTGTCGGACCCGTTCTGCGACGTCGAGGCGTTGCGGACGGCCGTGGCGACGGCTTCGGCGGCGCGACCGGATCTGCTGTTCCATTTCGTCGGCCGCCTCACGCCCGGGGAAGCCGAGGTCCTGGGCTCGGCCGGCCCACCAGGCGCGGTGCGTCTGTATGGCGCGGTGGACTATGAAACGACCCGGACCTTGCAGGCGGCGGCCGACGCCTTCCTCGTGACCGCCGCGCGCGACGCCACCGCCATTCCCGGCAAGGTCTACGAGTACCGAGCGGTCGGAGCCCCGATCATCGCCGCGGGCGAAGGTCCGTGGCGGGCGCTTGGCGGCTATGATCCGGGCGACGCCGCGGAGCGGCTGGTCAAGCTGGTCAAGCGCCGCCCGGGGGATCGCGTGGGTCCGGGCATCGACACCCCCGAGGACGCCGCCCGCCGCCTCCTGGCGCTGATGGCCTCGGTCAGCGACCCGCGTCGAACATCGCCGACCAGCTGA
- a CDS encoding acyltransferase, with protein sequence MPASVHPSSYVDDNVTLGEGTTIWHFSHILGGSRIGQNCSFGQNVMVGPNVTIGDNCRVQNNVSLYEGVELEDNVFCGPSCVFTNVVTPRSGVNRRGEFAPTKVRKGVTIGANATIVCGSELGEYAFIAAGAVITKDVKPFSLMAGVPARRIGWVSHAGEVLRDDLTCPRTGEKYEVVNGQLRRVEA encoded by the coding sequence ATGCCGGCCTCCGTTCACCCGTCCTCCTATGTCGATGACAATGTGACCTTGGGCGAAGGCACCACGATCTGGCACTTTTCCCACATTCTCGGCGGCTCGCGGATCGGCCAGAACTGCTCGTTCGGTCAGAACGTGATGGTGGGGCCGAACGTGACCATCGGCGACAACTGCCGGGTCCAGAACAATGTCAGCCTCTATGAAGGCGTGGAGCTGGAGGACAATGTGTTCTGCGGCCCCTCCTGCGTGTTCACCAACGTCGTGACCCCGCGCTCGGGCGTCAATCGACGGGGCGAATTCGCGCCGACCAAGGTGCGCAAGGGCGTGACGATCGGGGCGAACGCCACGATCGTCTGCGGCTCCGAATTGGGCGAATACGCGTTCATCGCCGCCGGCGCGGTGATCACCAAGGACGTCAAGCCCTTCTCCCTGATGGCGGGCGTCCCGGCTCGCCGCATCGGCTGGGTCAGCCATGCCGGCGAGGTGCTGCGCGACGATCTCACGTGCCCGCGGACCGGCGAAAAGTACGAGGTCGTCAATGGACAGCTTCGGCGCGTCGAGGCCTGA